Proteins found in one Brevibacillus brevis genomic segment:
- a CDS encoding DUF4247 domain-containing protein: protein MPNPWMKSIKLLLIPALFLLTLAGCGSPGVGETYPLESVSTKDNGQSSRIYRAENKTVPEVASELAEQNSPDEISKEDSQHMFLIYPDEIYHLQQDAAKPTDTLIEVDSKEYVRQNYDSSFLQGYIVASVLDDLFDGLKKSTKGSYRGYSSKDIYKPSGTYRVPTIEDKKVAPPITKEGTGSIFKRGNAKNADGMVGSDGNLFKKKADSSSSGSSGKIIRSSSSQSSNSSDSFSSKRSSFSPPKSKSPPRTKVGGSGRITKRR from the coding sequence ATGCCAAATCCATGGATGAAATCAATCAAGCTCCTACTGATTCCGGCGTTGTTCCTCCTTACGCTAGCGGGTTGTGGCAGCCCTGGAGTTGGCGAGACATATCCGCTTGAATCTGTCTCTACGAAGGACAATGGACAGTCGTCACGCATCTACCGTGCGGAAAACAAGACTGTACCGGAAGTAGCCTCGGAGCTGGCGGAGCAGAATTCGCCAGATGAAATCTCCAAAGAAGATTCGCAGCATATGTTCCTCATTTATCCGGACGAGATCTACCATTTGCAGCAAGACGCTGCCAAGCCGACGGATACGTTGATCGAGGTCGACAGCAAAGAGTACGTCCGGCAAAACTACGATTCTTCGTTTTTGCAGGGATATATTGTAGCCAGCGTACTGGATGATTTGTTCGACGGACTTAAGAAAAGTACAAAGGGTAGCTATCGTGGCTACTCTAGCAAGGACATATACAAGCCTTCCGGTACGTATCGCGTGCCTACAATCGAGGACAAAAAAGTAGCGCCGCCAATTACCAAAGAGGGTACGGGAAGTATTTTCAAACGGGGTAATGCGAAGAACGCGGATGGTATGGTAGGTTCTGACGGCAACCTTTTCAAGAAGAAGGCGGATTCATCTTCTAGCGGTAGTTCAGGCAAGATTATTCGTTCTTCCAGCAGTCAATCGTCGAATTCAAGTGACTCTTTTTCATCCAAACGTTCGAGCTTTTCCCCGCCGAAAAGTAAATCGCCCCCACGAACGAAGGTTGGGGGTTCTGGGCGGATCACCAAGCGCCGATAA
- a CDS encoding DUF4178 domain-containing protein → MSLMKRIQNIFAKHEPPAPEKSILTVGPGDVVDVSLVTYQVIGKASNASRKATMLTLQDGTTIRYLYIEEREKIVYHLYSVIDGRLDSIDEVPTTIEMDDVTYHLEEQYNGAIQTVGKAPFHTSGEQFIWQFQSDQRQLLRIEWQDGRFMLYEGESVLPADVQVLRGT, encoded by the coding sequence ATGAGTTTGATGAAGCGAATCCAAAACATTTTTGCCAAGCATGAGCCTCCTGCACCGGAGAAGAGTATCCTGACGGTGGGACCGGGTGATGTGGTCGATGTATCGCTCGTTACCTATCAAGTAATCGGGAAGGCGAGCAATGCGAGTCGCAAAGCCACGATGCTTACCTTGCAGGATGGAACGACCATTCGCTACCTGTATATCGAGGAACGGGAGAAGATCGTTTATCATCTGTATAGCGTCATTGATGGACGACTGGATTCAATAGACGAGGTACCGACCACAATCGAGATGGACGATGTCACCTACCATTTGGAGGAGCAATATAATGGCGCCATCCAGACTGTGGGAAAAGCGCCGTTTCACACATCAGGGGAGCAGTTCATTTGGCAATTCCAATCGGATCAACGCCAATTGCTGCGGATCGAGTGGCAGGATGGCCGTTTCATGCTCTATGAGGGAGAAAGTGTTCTGCCAGCGGACGTGCAGGTATTGCGCGGCACATAG
- a CDS encoding DUF350 domain-containing protein, whose product MTWTEILGMLVWTGAGGILLFVLMWIDSLFTKYKDITEIKNGNIAVTTRFVMKLFAQGYILSQSIITSNSLWTALLFSVVSFIILFLLERIVEWLLKQVAGLDLEKGTQEGKVAHAMMAGSFHLVGALILAACL is encoded by the coding sequence TTGACGTGGACAGAAATACTAGGGATGCTGGTTTGGACAGGAGCCGGCGGCATTTTACTTTTTGTTTTAATGTGGATCGATTCGTTGTTTACGAAATACAAGGACATCACGGAAATCAAAAATGGAAACATCGCGGTCACGACGCGTTTTGTCATGAAGCTGTTTGCGCAAGGATACATCTTATCGCAATCTATCATTACCTCCAACTCATTGTGGACAGCACTGCTCTTTTCTGTGGTTTCCTTTATTATTTTATTCCTTTTGGAAAGAATCGTGGAATGGCTGTTAAAGCAAGTAGCTGGACTGGATCTGGAAAAAGGGACGCAGGAAGGAAAGGTGGCTCATGCCATGATGGCTGGTTCATTCCATCTCGTGGGTGCCTTGATTTTGGCTGCATGTCTGTAA
- a CDS encoding PspA/IM30 family protein has protein sequence MSIFKRLRDLTMSNLYALIEKAEDPIKMTDQYLRDMQEDLSEAEKAVAAQIALEKKFKVLYEEQEALVKKRDEQAHIAAQAQNIDLARRALEEKKAAEQKMNEYKESYEKNKLAADGLREKLAEMKKQITELKNKRETLVARVNAAKAQKTINQAMGSFDTNSAMSGLKRMEEKALQMEAEAEASGEIYKKQSSLDDEIAKLNKDQAVEDELAALLKKYEG, from the coding sequence ATGTCCATTTTTAAAAGACTGCGTGATTTGACCATGTCTAATTTGTATGCTTTGATTGAGAAAGCAGAAGATCCAATCAAAATGACAGACCAGTATTTGCGTGATATGCAAGAAGACTTGAGTGAAGCAGAGAAAGCGGTTGCCGCTCAAATTGCTTTGGAAAAGAAATTCAAGGTGCTGTATGAAGAACAGGAAGCCTTGGTGAAAAAGCGTGATGAGCAAGCTCACATTGCAGCACAAGCACAGAACATTGATCTGGCTCGACGGGCTCTGGAAGAAAAGAAAGCTGCCGAGCAAAAAATGAACGAATACAAGGAAAGCTACGAGAAAAACAAGTTGGCAGCCGACGGATTGCGCGAGAAGCTGGCTGAGATGAAAAAACAGATAACCGAGCTGAAAAACAAGCGCGAAACATTAGTTGCTCGCGTAAATGCAGCAAAAGCGCAAAAGACGATCAACCAAGCGATGGGTAGCTTCGACACGAACTCGGCTATGTCAGGCTTGAAACGCATGGAAGAAAAAGCACTGCAAATGGAAGCAGAAGCAGAAGCGAGCGGCGAGATTTACAAAAAACAGAGCTCTTTGGATGATGAAATTGCGAAGCTGAATAAGGATCAAGCCGTTGAGGACGAATTGGCTGCTCTGCTGAAAAAATATGAGGGGTAA